The Candidatus Cloacimonadota bacterium genome includes a window with the following:
- a CDS encoding C4-type zinc ribbon domain-containing protein, with amino-acid sequence MQKDLEILCSLQKLDNKIFQIDKKAKRLPKQLKELEEKNESDNKAIIEINQNLEDNLQKQMNHELDISANLKEINNYESQLLSVKTNKEYKALNSEIAFKKEKNASIEEKLIELLEEESILKNEKKSIEIVFTSDKKKLEEERVKIDAEIHEYETQINVWEQKKKDLGKKIPEILFRRYNRLISHKNGKAIAEITKEGVCSGCHFKIRPQIVVEVIKGNSIITCENCSRIFIPIDVSSKEN; translated from the coding sequence ATGCAAAAAGACTTAGAGATTTTGTGCAGTTTGCAAAAATTGGATAATAAGATTTTTCAAATAGATAAAAAAGCCAAACGATTACCCAAACAATTGAAAGAACTGGAAGAAAAAAACGAATCTGACAATAAGGCGATCATCGAAATTAATCAAAATTTGGAAGATAATCTTCAGAAGCAGATGAATCATGAATTGGACATTTCTGCGAATCTAAAAGAAATCAACAATTACGAGAGCCAACTTCTTTCTGTTAAAACAAACAAAGAATATAAGGCTTTGAATTCGGAGATTGCTTTCAAGAAAGAGAAAAATGCTTCGATTGAAGAAAAATTAATCGAACTATTAGAGGAAGAATCAATTCTTAAAAACGAAAAAAAGAGTATCGAAATAGTTTTCACAAGCGATAAGAAAAAATTAGAGGAAGAACGGGTAAAAATTGATGCTGAAATCCATGAATATGAAACACAAATTAATGTCTGGGAACAAAAAAAAAAGGATTTAGGAAAAAAGATTCCCGAAATTTTATTCAGAAGATACAATCGCCTAATTTCACATAAAAACGGTAAAGCAATTGCTGAGATAACCAAAGAGGGAGTGTGCTCGGGATGTCATTTTAAGATACGTCCCCAAATAGTAGTTGAAGTTATTAAAGGTAATTCAATCATCACCTGCGAAAACTGTTCAAGAATTTTTATACCAATAGACGTGTCTTCCAAAGAAAATTAG